A single genomic interval of Helianthus annuus cultivar XRQ/B chromosome 6, HanXRQr2.0-SUNRISE, whole genome shotgun sequence harbors:
- the LOC110883908 gene encoding pentatricopeptide repeat-containing protein At4g32450, mitochondrial, which translates to MSQAIAKASQTAKSLSHLYKVCTSQRYCSYMKNYTTLSSAATNETFDYQNAESNNYGSNNNSYFRGNNDRFEQNPNGVSSENYVYQNTSNRLYEEGRNVQNTYMMSNQQSVWGSLQSNGMNCTQPDEDGPLCGTIEEFDVFCKEGKLKEAVEVLGLLERNNVSVDMNRYLFLMNECGETQALEEAKHVHEHVVRLKSCLDVRVWNKVLEMYAKCGSMEDAYKVFDKMSQRNLTSWDTMITWLAKNGHGEDAIDMFAEFKKIGLKPDSQMFFGVFSACSVLGDMREGLLHFESMSKIYNITPSMDHYRSVVDMLGSAGYLNEALEFIENMPIEPSVEVWETMMNQCRIHGDTELGDRCLELIELLHPSRLDEQSKAGLIPVKASDIAKEKEKKRMSGFNPLEIKTKVYEYRAGDTSHPEHEKLYSQLRCLKQPMKEAGYVPETKFVLHDIDQESKEEALLSHSERLALSQALSTSPARSPIRIIKNLRVCGDCHNALKIISKLVGRLIVARDAKRFHHFENGVCSCGDYW; encoded by the coding sequence ATGTCTCAAGCAATAGCAAAAGCATCTCAAACCGCTAAATCTCTGAGTCATCTATACAAGGTATGCACTAGTCAAAGATACTGTTCGTATATGAAAAATTACACAACTTTGAGCTCTGCAGCTACCAATGAGACCTTTGATTATCAAAACGCCGAATCTAATAATTATGGCAGTAACAATAATTCGTATTTTAGGGGAAATAATGATCGATTTGAGCAAAACCCTAATGGGGTTTCTAGCGAAAATTATGTTTATCAGAATACTTCAAATAGGTTGTATGAAGAAGGTAGAAATGTGCAGAATACATACATGATGAGTAATCAACAGAGTGTTTGGGGTAGCTTACAGAGTAATGGGATGAATTGTACTCAACCGGATGAAGACGGGCCATTATGTGGGACGATTGAGGAGTTCGATGTGTTCTGCAAGGAGGGGAAGTTAAAGGAAGCGGTGGAGGTTTTGGGTTTGCTTGAGCGGAATAATGTTTCGGTTGATATGAATAGGTATTTGTTTTTGATGAATGAGTGTGGTGAGACACAGGCGCTTGAAGAAGCTAAACATGTTCATGAGCATGTTGTGAGATTGAAATCGTGTCTTGATGTTAGAGTTTGGAATAAAGTGTTGGAGATGTATGCGAAATGTGGGTCTATGGAAGATGCCtacaaggtgtttgataaaatgtcaCAGAGAAATTTGACTTCGTGGGATACGATGATAACGTGGCTTGCTAAAAATGGTCATGGGGAAGATGCGATTGATATGTTTGCTGAGTTTAAAAAGATTGGGTTGAAGCCGGATAGTCAGATGTTTTTTGGTGTGTTTAGTGCTTGTAGTGTGTTAGGAGACATGAGGGAGGGGTTGTTACACtttgagtcgatgagcaagattTACAACATTACCCCATCCATGGATCATTACAGGAGTGTCGTTGATATGCTCGGGAGTGCGGGATATTTAAATGAAGCACTGGAGTTTATTGAAAATATGCCCATAGAGCCAAGTGTAGAAGTTTGGGAAACTATGATGAATCAATGTCGGATTCACGGGGATACAGAGCTTGGAGATCGTTGTCTTGAGCTTATCGAGCTTCTACATCCTTCTCGTTTGGATGAACAATCAAAAGCAGGGCTTATACCAGTGAAGGCTTCAGACATCGctaaggaaaaagaaaaaaagaggaTGTCGGGCTTTAATCCACTCGAGATTAAAACCAAAGTCTACGAGTATAGAGCAGGAGATACTTCTCACCCCGAGCACGAGAAACTATATAGTCAGCTTAGGTGTTTAAAACAACCCATGAAAGAGGCCGGGTATGTTCCTGAGACTAAATTTGTTCTTCACGACATAGACCAAGAAAGCAAGGAGGAAGCGCTTTTATCACATAGCGAAAGGCTTGCTTTATCTCAGGCCCTTTCGACCAGCCCGGCCCGTTCACCGATACGAATAATAAAAAACCTTCGTGTTTGTGGCGATTGCCACAACGCACTAAAGATTATTTCTAAGCTCGTCGGAAGACTAATCGTTGCACGTGATGCCAAGAGGTTTCACCATTTTGAAAATGGAGTATGCTCTTGTGGAGATTATTGGTGA